ACTTCATTTAAAAATTGTGAGCTATTAAAAGGAATGACAAACTTATTTTTTCCGTTTTCTTTGCCTATCAATATTCTTAAATAATTCAATTCATCCTCATCAAACATGTGCCCCTCGTCATCGTACAGCTCTACATTTTCTCCATCATCAGAGATTTTTATGCCAATGTCGTAATTTGCTGCTGCCGAGCCCTCAACATATCTTTGATTTAGTATAGTCAAAATATTTTTTGTTGTTTGATTCAAATATTTTATGTTTAGATTTCCGAATGATTCTCGGTGCAACGATAAAAACTCAGCATATTCTTTATTTACATCCTTTGGAACTTCGTCATTTATTACAAGGGATATTTTGTAATCATTGATTTTGTATTTGTTAGCAATCTTCTTTTCTATATTTTTATCTATATCGCATCCATTTTCATCCATTATAATTATATTTATTGTATCTCTATCTACGTTTCTTATAAAGACGCCTGCCTTATATCCATTCTTTTTAATAGAGTACCTCATGGCCGGTAATATTGTAGAGAAAGCTGCATATACTTTCCTGCCGGATGCCTTAATACCATCTTTTATAAGGTCGTAAGCTAATTTCGATTTAGCCTCATCAACGCACCCAACCAATATGTCTCCTTCAAACACATTTCCTATAACTTCACCAATTTTCACCAGGTTGTCCGGCATTAGATTGTCATAGAGATTTCCCTTTATTCCTCTTTCGCCAAATAGCGATGTATCATCATTGCTGCCCCACACTACATCTTTTTCAACAACATTGCCGGTTGTGATAACTCTATTAGGCCATATTTTTGTATTTGGTTTAACCTCGCTAAATGATTGCAGTTTCGATTTTTCACCTATTATGGAATTATCAAATGTTCTAACATTATTTTCTGTTATTGCTCCACTACAAAAAATTGTCCCTCTTATTTCGTTATTTGCACCAATTTTTACATCGTCCCATAGTATACTGTTTTTTAAAGTTGTCCCATGGCCGATGTAATTTCCATTTCCTATTATGGCATATGGACCAATTACGACATTATCATCTATCACAGTATTATCGCCAATTATCAAAGGCGGCACAAGTTTTGCATTCTCTGACACAATTACATTTTTGCTGTAGATAATACCATCTTTATTAACTTTTTCTTTAAACCCCAGATCGACATATCCCCTCAAAAGATCAAGATGGCTCTTTAGATATTGTACGCCACTACCTATATCGCACCAATAGTTATCGCTTACAAAACCATACATAGGAATTTTCTTCTCAAGAAGCATCGGAAATAAATCTTTGCTGAAATCAAATTGCTTGTCTTCAGGAATCAAATCTAAAATTTCAGGTTCAATGATATAGATACCAGTATTTACAGTATCGCTAAATACTTCTCCCCACGAAGGCTTTTCAAGAAACTTTACAATCCTGCCATTTTCATCTGTTATCACAACACCGTATTCCAGTGGTATATTGACTCTCGTCAGCACCAGCGTAACCTTGGAGCCAGAATTTTTATGGAAGTCATGTGCTTTTCTTAAATCTATATCCGTTATGACGTCACCACTTATTACGACAAATGTATCATCAAGAAAATCAGCAGCATTCTTTACACTACCTGCTGTTCCAAGTGGTTTATCTTCAACATAGTATTTTATTTTATCACCATACTGTTCACACAAATAGTTTTTTATCTTATCAGGCAAATAAAAAAGCGTAACGCCTAAATCATTTATACCGTATCTTCCTATATGATTTATAATATGCCAAATAGCCGGCTTTCCAGCTATAGGAACCATAGGCTTCGGTATACTGCATGTAAGCGGTCTTAACCTGCTTCCTTCACCACCAGCCATTATTATCGCTTTCATAACATCACCTTCTATGAATATTCAACTATTAATTAGTATCCAGAAAAAAAATCATTTTATACAATGTCAGATTCAGTAGTAATATTTCTAAATCAAAATAAATATGTATTAAAAAAGCATAGGAGGTTAACATGTTTAATATAATCATTTTCGTATCTTTAGGCATTGGAATTTTTATATTGGGATTAGTATTATTGACAACATCGCTTAAGATTATTTCAAAAGAAAGAGTCAAAATATTAATTGATAAATATACAAGAAATATCTATCTAT
The nucleotide sequence above comes from Thermoanaerobacterium sp. CMT5567-10. Encoded proteins:
- a CDS encoding sugar phosphate nucleotidyltransferase codes for the protein MKAIIMAGGEGSRLRPLTCSIPKPMVPIAGKPAIWHIINHIGRYGINDLGVTLFYLPDKIKNYLCEQYGDKIKYYVEDKPLGTAGSVKNAADFLDDTFVVISGDVITDIDLRKAHDFHKNSGSKVTLVLTRVNIPLEYGVVITDENGRIVKFLEKPSWGEVFSDTVNTGIYIIEPEILDLIPEDKQFDFSKDLFPMLLEKKIPMYGFVSDNYWCDIGSGVQYLKSHLDLLRGYVDLGFKEKVNKDGIIYSKNVIVSENAKLVPPLIIGDNTVIDDNVVIGPYAIIGNGNYIGHGTTLKNSILWDDVKIGANNEIRGTIFCSGAITENNVRTFDNSIIGEKSKLQSFSEVKPNTKIWPNRVITTGNVVEKDVVWGSNDDTSLFGERGIKGNLYDNLMPDNLVKIGEVIGNVFEGDILVGCVDEAKSKLAYDLIKDGIKASGRKVYAAFSTILPAMRYSIKKNGYKAGVFIRNVDRDTINIIIMDENGCDIDKNIEKKIANKYKINDYKISLVINDEVPKDVNKEYAEFLSLHRESFGNLNIKYLNQTTKNILTILNQRYVEGSAAANYDIGIKISDDGENVELYDDEGHMFDEDELNYLRILIGKENGKNKFVIPFNSSQFLNEVSEELNIETKFSKISQPEKMKKMFEIEKDKNDRSSQFNLSFDGINFTLKLIEYLNKNKLKLSDIKKSIPKRVKLNKVINCDWKDKGLIIRKFYEKKDEKSMFLDGIRFNYGDAWVLLVPDSELPACRIYSEAPTREQAESLLNEYAEYVSKIIEFKGN